CCACCGCCTTCAACGCGAGCTCGGCGAGGCCACGGTTCGGCGGCGCCTTCATCCGCGCGACGAAAGCGGTCACCTCGTCCGGGAGCTCGGGCGCGGGCTTGCCGAGGAGCGCGGCCACCACCTCGGCCGCAGCGATGGCCATGGAGCCCTCGGGTGCCTCCAGGTAGTCGTCGTTCTCGGCGGCAGACTCGAGCGTCGTCTCGAGAATCTCGAGGTCGTCGGCTTCCTCGAGCTCGTAGATCCAGTCTGCGGCGTCATCGTTTTCGAAGCTGCTGGCGGACCACGCGCCCATGTGCGCCTCCATGGAGTGCGCGCATCCTAGTCGCGTTCGCCGATCCCTGCTTGGTCGCGTCAAGCCGTGTGTTGGGTGCGGATGCGCAGCGCGACGCGCCACGCTGGCCAGACCCGTTGGCTGAGCGCACAATCGTTGGCCATGGCGCGCCTGGGTGACATCGAGGTCGAGGCCCTCATCGGACGCGGAGGAATGGCCGAGGTGTACCGCGGCCGATACGTCGCCGGGCCGCGCACCGGCTGGCCGGTGGCCATCAAGCGCCTCAACGCCGCCCACAGCGCCGAGCCGCTCGCCGTGCAGCTCTTCCTCTCCGAGGGCGAGCTCGCCAAGCAGCTGCGGCATCCGCACATCGTGGAGGTCTACGAGACCGGCGCGGTGTCCGGCGCCTCGTACATCGTGATGGAGCTCGTGGAGGGCAGCGACCTCTCGCAGATCATCCGGCGCGCCAATGAGCTCAACCTCGACCTGCCCGTCGACTTTTGCTGCCTGCTCGCGGCCTCGAGCGCCGACGGCTTGCACCACGCGCACCTGGCCAAGGACGCGAAGGGCGCGCCGCTGGGCATCGT
Above is a genomic segment from Deltaproteobacteria bacterium containing:
- a CDS encoding DUF4259 domain-containing protein, coding for MGAWSASSFENDDAADWIYELEEADDLEILETTLESAAENDDYLEAPEGSMAIAAAEVVAALLGKPAPELPDEVTAFVARMKAPPNRGLAELALKAVERVKTRSELQELWDEGENAKAWHALLADLSKRLG